The following nucleotide sequence is from Micromonospora sp. WMMD1120.
CCGCGACCCGTTCGGCGACGGGCTGGACGCTGACGATCTCCAAGACGGTCCGGCGTACCGACGCCTACATGTCAGGACATTTTCCGGGGCTCATCCTCTACCCTGCCGTGTTCCTGCTGGAGACCGTGCGGCAGTCGGTCACCAGGACCGTCGAGACCGGACCGGACGGGTGGTGGGAGATCGACACGATCCGCCGCCTACGGCTACGCCGGCCGATGCACGAGGGGCACCGCCTCGAGTTGGAGGTGACCCTCACCCCGACCGGGCAGGGCGGCAGCCTGGCGGCGTCGGTGGCCGTACGCCACGGCGCGGAGCCCGTCGCCGACCTCTCGCTCACCCTCGCGCCTGGAGAGACATGACGCCCGACTATCGCTGGATCCTCGACCTCATCCCGGTCCGTCACCCCATCGTGCTGGTGGACAGGGTCGAGCACCTGGAGCCCGACTCGCACATCGTCACCGCGAAGGCGATCAGCGGCGGCGACATGTGTTACCAGGGCCTCGCGGAGGGCCTGCCGGCCGAGCGGTACGCCTTTCCCCGTTCGCTCGTGGTGGAGTCCTTCGGCCAGTCGGCCGCCCTGCTCTGGCTGGGCAGCACCGCCCTGCGCGCCGGCGCGGGGCACCCGGTGGCGCCTGGTGAGCTGAACTGGGTTCCGCTGGCCGGAAGTCTGCGGCAGTGCGAGTTCGTCGGCAGCGCGTACCCGGGTGAGGTGATCCGCCACACGGTGCGCCTGCACGAGGTGATCGACGACGCCACCGCCTTCATGTCGGGAGAGACCACCGCGGACGGGAGGCCGCTGTTCCGGGTCGGTCAGCTGACCGCGGTACGGCGGCCGCGCGCGTCCATCACGGCTGGTGACTGACAGTCGTCCTGGTCCACCGCACCGGTAGCGACTCGAAGCCCCAGATGAGGTTGGACCGCATCCGCCGCGTCTCGCCGACGATCTCGATTTCGGCGGTGTGCCGCAGGATCTCCTCGAAGAGCACCGACAGCTCGGTGTTGGCCAGGGCCGCGCCCAGGCAGAAGTGGGTGCCGGCGGCGAAGGTCAGGTGACGGTTCGGCTTCCGCCCGACGTCGAACCGGTCACCGTCGGCGAACACGCTCTCGTCCCGGTTGGCCGACGGCAGCCAGACCGCGACCGCGTCGCCGGTGGCGATGCGGTCGTCACCGAGCTCGACGTCGGCCACGGCGGTACGCAGCACGTGCAGAGCCGGGCTGGTCCAGCGCAGGATCTCGGCGACGGCGGTGGGCAGCAGGTCCGGGTCCTCGCGCAACCGCCGGAGCTCGCCGGGGTTGCCGACCAGGGCGAGCAGACCACCGACCGAGGCGTGCCGGGTGGTCTCGTTCCCGCCCGAGATGAGGCCGTCGCAGTTGAG
It contains:
- a CDS encoding beta-hydroxyacyl-ACP dehydratase; protein product: MTPDYRWILDLIPVRHPIVLVDRVEHLEPDSHIVTAKAISGGDMCYQGLAEGLPAERYAFPRSLVVESFGQSAALLWLGSTALRAGAGHPVAPGELNWVPLAGSLRQCEFVGSAYPGEVIRHTVRLHEVIDDATAFMSGETTADGRPLFRVGQLTAVRRPRASITAGD